One Microbacterium keratanolyticum DNA window includes the following coding sequences:
- a CDS encoding YihY/virulence factor BrkB family protein, producing MSASPPPVDDAPQRSLSAAVARASELTERTLAAFPVRVWRHFLQNNGFLLAAGVSYQALFAIFAAIYLVFAIVGLWLGGNSDAVDALIAVVNGYIPGLIAEESGIATPEQVKAIAESTTGVLSVTGAIALGAVVWTAIGWVTFSRRAVRDIFGLPPDRRSYILLKARDLLAALIFGIALLAGSMLSSTSAALMSWALEMLGWDGGSSGVNLSIRIGSVVVSFALLTGALAALVRFLTGTTLTARIIWPGALLGGAAMTVLQFGAGFLLSYTPSNPLLATFAIFVGLLLWFRVNGVVMLVAAAWIAVAAADRDQPLQQLTEAERRAAEHRALVVAARVRLREARAAREDATWWERWPRERAVRAAEAELDALERIAVEDAPPTPSLFRPRAAALPPADLDVGGTR from the coding sequence GTGTCCGCGTCTCCCCCACCCGTCGACGACGCCCCGCAGCGTTCGCTGAGTGCAGCTGTCGCGCGCGCCAGCGAACTGACCGAGCGCACTCTTGCCGCGTTCCCCGTACGCGTCTGGCGGCATTTCCTGCAGAACAACGGCTTCCTGCTGGCCGCCGGGGTGAGCTACCAGGCGCTGTTCGCGATCTTCGCGGCGATCTACCTGGTCTTCGCGATCGTGGGGCTGTGGCTCGGCGGAAACTCCGATGCGGTCGACGCGCTCATCGCGGTGGTCAACGGTTACATTCCCGGGCTCATCGCCGAGGAGAGCGGCATCGCCACCCCAGAACAAGTGAAGGCGATCGCGGAGAGCACGACGGGCGTGCTGAGCGTCACGGGCGCCATCGCACTGGGCGCGGTGGTCTGGACGGCCATCGGCTGGGTCACGTTCTCGCGTCGTGCGGTCCGAGATATCTTCGGGCTGCCTCCGGATCGCCGCAGCTACATCCTGCTCAAGGCGCGGGACCTGCTGGCGGCTCTGATCTTCGGCATCGCGCTCCTCGCCGGATCCATGCTCAGCTCGACCAGCGCCGCACTGATGTCATGGGCCCTGGAGATGCTCGGATGGGACGGCGGATCGAGCGGGGTCAATCTCAGCATCCGCATCGGATCGGTCGTCGTGTCCTTCGCGCTGCTCACCGGTGCGCTGGCCGCTCTCGTCCGTTTCCTCACCGGCACGACGCTGACCGCCCGGATCATCTGGCCGGGTGCCCTTCTGGGTGGCGCAGCGATGACCGTACTGCAGTTCGGCGCGGGCTTCCTGCTCAGCTACACCCCGTCCAACCCCCTGCTGGCGACGTTCGCGATCTTCGTGGGACTTCTGCTCTGGTTCCGCGTGAACGGGGTGGTGATGCTCGTCGCCGCAGCGTGGATCGCCGTCGCGGCAGCAGACCGAGATCAGCCCCTGCAGCAGTTGACCGAAGCAGAACGCCGGGCGGCCGAGCATCGCGCCCTCGTCGTCGCCGCCCGGGTGCGGCTACGTGAGGCCCGCGCTGCTCGTGAGGACGCGACCTGGTGGGAACGCTGGCCGAGGGAGCGCGCCGTGCGCGCCGCGGAGGCGGAACTCGACGCTCTGGAACGCATCGCGGTCGAGGACGCTCCCCCGACACCGTCGCTGTTCCGGCCACGTGCGGCCGCGCTGCCGCCGGCGGATCTCGATGTCGGAGGCACTCGTTAG
- a CDS encoding exodeoxyribonuclease III yields the protein MPHLRVATVNVNGIRASVRNGMHTWLDAADVDVLTLQEVRGQDEHLAEAFPGWSIVHDPATAKGRAGVAIVSRVPALATRTAFGDDDFDSAGRWLEGDFLLGDVPLTVVSAYVHSGEAETPKQDEKWKFLEAMGPRLSALAMDDALAVVTGDLNVGHRELDIKNWRGNRKKAGFLPRERGYFDRFLGAHGQEISAVDGTAGTGLGWVDVGRHVHGEVEGPYTWWSNRGQAFDNDTGWRIDYHLASPALAPRIGAYHVARAATYAERWSDHAPVVVDYTY from the coding sequence ATGCCTCACCTTCGCGTCGCCACGGTCAATGTCAACGGCATCCGCGCCTCTGTGCGCAACGGAATGCACACCTGGCTCGATGCCGCCGACGTCGACGTTCTGACGCTGCAGGAAGTGCGGGGCCAGGACGAGCACCTCGCCGAAGCCTTCCCCGGGTGGTCGATCGTGCACGATCCGGCCACCGCGAAGGGCCGTGCCGGTGTCGCCATCGTCAGCCGGGTTCCGGCACTCGCCACGCGCACGGCGTTCGGCGATGACGACTTCGACTCTGCGGGACGCTGGCTTGAAGGCGACTTCCTGCTGGGCGATGTTCCGCTCACGGTCGTCAGCGCCTACGTGCACTCGGGGGAAGCGGAGACGCCGAAGCAGGACGAGAAGTGGAAGTTCCTCGAAGCCATGGGCCCGCGCCTGAGCGCCCTCGCGATGGACGATGCTCTCGCCGTCGTCACGGGCGACCTCAACGTCGGGCACCGTGAGCTCGACATCAAGAACTGGCGCGGCAATCGCAAGAAGGCCGGCTTCCTTCCGCGCGAGCGCGGATACTTCGACCGCTTCCTCGGCGCGCACGGGCAAGAGATCAGTGCAGTCGACGGCACCGCGGGCACCGGACTCGGGTGGGTCGATGTCGGGCGTCACGTCCACGGCGAGGTCGAGGGACCGTATACCTGGTGGTCCAACCGCGGCCAGGCCTTCGACAACGACACCGGTTGGCGCATCGACTACCACCTCGCCTCCCCCGCGCTCGCTCCGCGCATCGGCGCGTACCACGTGGCCCGCGCCGCGACGTACGCCGAACGCTGGAGCGACCACGCTCCCGTCGTCGTCGACTACACGTACTGA
- the trpS gene encoding tryptophan--tRNA ligase, with protein sequence MTAPRLYSGMQPSADSLQAGNYIGALLQWRELQSSYDAFFSVVDLHAITVAQNPAELREKTRRTAAQYIAAGIEPSQSTLYVQSHVRAHAELAWILSTITGFGEAGRMTQFKDKSARHGADATSVGLFTYPVLMAADILLYQTDVVPVGDDQKQHVELTRDLAERFNSRFGTAFVVPKPVIQQESARIYDLQNPTSKMSKSAETDAGVLWLLDDPAKSAKKIMRAVTDNEGSVRFDRENKPGVSNLLTIYSALTKRPVAEIEDEYAGRGYGDFKKGLAEVVVEEFGPVRARVLELLDDPAELDRILAANAARADEVADATLDDVYDKVGLLRRQR encoded by the coding sequence GTGACCGCACCTCGCCTTTACTCCGGAATGCAGCCCTCCGCCGACTCCCTCCAGGCCGGCAACTACATCGGGGCGCTCCTGCAGTGGCGCGAGCTGCAGAGCTCCTACGACGCGTTCTTCTCTGTCGTCGATCTGCATGCCATCACCGTGGCGCAGAACCCCGCCGAGCTGCGTGAGAAGACGCGCCGCACGGCCGCGCAGTACATCGCTGCAGGCATCGAGCCTTCGCAGTCGACGCTGTACGTGCAGTCGCATGTCCGCGCTCATGCCGAGCTCGCCTGGATCCTCAGCACGATCACGGGGTTCGGCGAAGCCGGGCGCATGACCCAGTTCAAAGACAAGTCCGCTCGTCACGGCGCGGATGCCACCTCGGTCGGGCTCTTCACGTACCCGGTGCTCATGGCAGCAGACATTCTGCTGTACCAGACCGATGTCGTGCCCGTCGGCGATGACCAGAAGCAGCACGTCGAGCTGACGCGCGATCTGGCAGAGCGGTTCAACAGCCGCTTCGGCACCGCCTTCGTGGTCCCGAAGCCCGTGATCCAGCAGGAATCCGCGCGCATCTACGACCTCCAGAACCCCACGTCGAAGATGTCCAAGTCCGCCGAGACCGACGCCGGCGTGCTGTGGCTGCTCGATGACCCGGCGAAGTCGGCGAAGAAGATCATGCGCGCGGTGACCGACAACGAGGGCAGCGTCCGCTTCGACCGCGAGAACAAGCCCGGCGTCTCCAATCTGCTCACGATCTACTCGGCGCTGACGAAGCGACCGGTCGCTGAGATCGAAGACGAGTACGCGGGTCGCGGCTACGGCGACTTCAAGAAGGGGCTCGCAGAGGTCGTGGTCGAGGAGTTCGGCCCGGTGCGCGCACGCGTGCTGGAACTGCTCGATGACCCGGCCGAACTCGATCGGATCCTCGCCGCCAACGCCGCGCGGGCCGATGAGGTCGCCGATGCGACACTCGACGATGTCTACGACAAGGTCGGCCTGCTGCGCCGCCAGCGCTGA
- a CDS encoding TetR/AcrR family transcriptional regulator produces the protein MSHSSEHVAPAPRGRRERKRRQTQMAIERAAVRLACELGYENVTVAEVCEEADVSRSTFFNYMTTLDAAIFGHPLEIIDDARAWAILEADPHNLGRAIHQVALVSVGDDEVDPVVMAGRRRLIQEQPHTAVHWEATFTRLRHQEMELAGRWLAAHPELRKMPHLSLAREAIMHVVVSGAVAAVLMDEWADAPAVVDTTDEQQVLRAMAADYDRTMADIRMILPDA, from the coding sequence ATGTCCCATTCTAGCGAACATGTCGCACCTGCTCCTCGCGGACGACGCGAACGCAAGCGCCGTCAGACGCAGATGGCGATCGAACGAGCCGCGGTCCGTCTTGCCTGTGAGCTCGGCTACGAGAACGTCACGGTCGCAGAGGTCTGTGAAGAGGCGGATGTCTCGCGCAGCACATTCTTCAACTACATGACGACCCTCGATGCGGCTATCTTCGGGCACCCGCTCGAGATCATCGACGATGCACGGGCCTGGGCAATTCTCGAAGCGGACCCGCACAACCTGGGGCGAGCCATCCACCAGGTTGCCCTCGTCTCCGTCGGTGACGACGAGGTCGATCCGGTCGTCATGGCCGGTCGTCGTCGCCTCATCCAGGAGCAGCCCCATACGGCGGTGCACTGGGAGGCCACCTTCACGCGTCTGCGTCACCAGGAGATGGAACTCGCGGGACGCTGGCTCGCCGCGCACCCTGAGCTGCGCAAGATGCCGCACCTCTCGCTGGCTCGTGAGGCGATCATGCACGTCGTCGTCTCGGGCGCGGTGGCTGCGGTGCTCATGGATGAGTGGGCCGATGCTCCGGCCGTCGTCGACACGACCGACGAGCAGCAGGTACTGCGGGCCATGGCCGCGGACTACGACCGGACGATGGCGGACATCCGGATGATCCTGCCGGACGCCTGA
- a CDS encoding oxygenase MpaB family protein produces MSEVTTSTTPASAPAREDDGYFGPDSVSWKIFSDPATKLGGLAALLLQSLNPNMMRLFDQATESYADPKGREERTGRFLETTIFGDKAHADAAAQSVRRMHAHAVWTDPQTGQTLHADEPAWLNWTHNTLVFGLLRAAEEFGLPLTREEQDAFVKEQHIAAAMVGCDPESLPSTRDELYAYIDEQRHWMALCLPAAEATRTLRKPPLSGNPIAAWTAIIVADGVLYLLPEWARLLIGIEGRPMNLRRASRTTKRLMGLARRNRPYEKIVIEITDRIDTHPYRKVRAKKA; encoded by the coding sequence ATGTCTGAAGTGACCACCTCGACAACCCCCGCATCCGCCCCCGCTCGCGAAGACGACGGCTACTTCGGACCGGATTCGGTCTCGTGGAAGATCTTCTCCGATCCTGCCACGAAGCTCGGCGGCCTGGCCGCGCTCCTGCTGCAGTCACTCAACCCCAACATGATGCGGTTGTTCGACCAGGCGACAGAGTCCTACGCCGACCCGAAGGGGCGCGAAGAGCGCACTGGCCGCTTCCTCGAGACGACGATCTTCGGCGACAAGGCACACGCGGATGCTGCGGCGCAGTCCGTGCGCCGCATGCACGCGCACGCCGTGTGGACCGACCCGCAGACCGGCCAGACGCTGCACGCCGATGAGCCGGCATGGCTCAACTGGACGCACAACACCCTCGTGTTCGGCCTGCTCCGGGCCGCGGAAGAGTTCGGACTCCCACTGACCCGCGAAGAGCAGGACGCGTTCGTCAAGGAGCAGCACATCGCCGCGGCGATGGTGGGCTGCGACCCCGAGAGCCTGCCGAGCACGCGCGACGAGCTCTACGCCTACATCGACGAGCAGCGGCACTGGATGGCGCTCTGCCTGCCCGCCGCGGAAGCCACACGCACGCTGCGCAAGCCGCCGCTCAGCGGCAATCCGATCGCGGCGTGGACGGCGATCATCGTCGCCGACGGCGTGCTCTACCTTCTGCCGGAATGGGCGCGCCTGCTCATCGGCATCGAAGGTCGTCCGATGAATCTGCGTCGCGCATCGCGCACGACGAAGCGCCTCATGGGCCTGGCGCGCCGCAACCGTCCGTACGAGAAGATCGTCATCGAGATCACGGACCGCATCGACACGCACCCCTATCGCAAGGTGCGCGCGAAGAAGGCCTGA
- a CDS encoding GNAT family N-acetyltransferase, translated as MEITVLTTDRLTLRPPTAADVDAITTACQDPEIPRWTTVPSPYSRTDAEAFVRIVDASWADGSEAIWSIFHDGVLVGTVGLHNIASHPAGGQAELGYWMTAESRGQGFLVEAARAVLDWAFAELDLARVHWQAVEGNIPSARAARALGFHFEGTRRQALTSHRGRDDGWTASLLPTDDRTPVSWPVLEG; from the coding sequence ATGGAAATCACCGTTCTCACCACGGATCGCCTGACACTTCGTCCGCCAACAGCGGCCGACGTCGATGCGATCACCACCGCCTGCCAGGACCCCGAGATTCCTCGCTGGACGACAGTGCCGAGCCCGTACTCGCGTACCGACGCCGAGGCGTTCGTCCGTATCGTCGACGCCTCGTGGGCAGATGGCTCGGAGGCGATCTGGTCGATCTTCCACGATGGCGTGCTCGTCGGCACGGTCGGGCTCCACAACATCGCCTCCCACCCCGCAGGCGGACAGGCTGAACTCGGCTACTGGATGACCGCCGAATCACGTGGTCAGGGCTTCCTGGTGGAAGCAGCGCGGGCTGTGCTCGACTGGGCATTCGCAGAGTTGGACCTTGCCCGTGTGCACTGGCAGGCCGTCGAGGGGAACATCCCCTCTGCTCGTGCCGCACGCGCGCTCGGCTTCCATTTCGAGGGAACGCGACGGCAGGCGCTGACGAGTCACCGCGGCCGCGATGACGGGTGGACTGCCTCTCTCCTGCCGACGGACGATCGCACGCCTGTCTCGTGGCCGGTGCTCGAAGGCTGA
- a CDS encoding Fpg/Nei family DNA glycosylase yields the protein MPEMPEVQGLTDFLSERTTGLSIARVTVTAIAALKTYDPPISAAEGCVVTGAQRRGKFVVLSLRAEEGMLHLVFHLAKAGWLRWYDELPTTPLKPGRSPIALRVRFDDGSGFDLTEAGTKKSLAVYLVRDPAEVPGIARLGPEPLDATFTRDTLAGLLSGRRTQIKGLLRDQSIIAGIGNAYSDEILHAARMSPYAPASGLDDEAIDRLFTAIVGTLNEAIAEASGKPPADLKDAKRRGMHVHGRRGESCLVCGDTVRSVFFADRSLEYCATCQTGGKPLADRRLSRLLK from the coding sequence ATGCCGGAGATGCCAGAAGTTCAAGGCCTGACCGACTTTCTCAGCGAGCGCACGACAGGCCTGTCGATCGCGCGAGTGACGGTGACGGCGATCGCCGCACTCAAGACGTACGATCCCCCGATCAGCGCCGCCGAAGGGTGTGTGGTGACGGGTGCGCAGCGGCGAGGCAAGTTCGTGGTGCTCAGTCTGCGGGCGGAAGAGGGGATGCTGCATCTCGTCTTCCACCTGGCGAAGGCGGGGTGGCTGCGCTGGTACGACGAACTGCCCACGACGCCGCTCAAACCGGGCCGCTCCCCCATCGCGCTGCGCGTGCGGTTCGACGACGGCAGCGGATTCGACCTCACCGAGGCGGGCACCAAGAAGTCGCTTGCGGTGTACCTCGTACGTGATCCCGCTGAGGTGCCAGGCATCGCGAGGCTCGGCCCCGAGCCGCTGGACGCGACCTTCACGCGAGACACCCTGGCAGGTCTCCTGTCCGGACGTCGCACCCAGATCAAGGGCCTGCTGCGTGATCAGTCGATCATCGCCGGCATCGGCAACGCCTACTCCGACGAGATCCTGCACGCCGCGCGCATGTCGCCGTACGCGCCGGCGTCGGGGCTCGACGACGAGGCGATCGACCGGCTCTTCACCGCGATCGTCGGCACGCTGAACGAGGCGATCGCCGAGGCATCCGGCAAGCCACCCGCCGATCTGAAAGACGCCAAGCGGCGAGGAATGCATGTACACGGGCGACGGGGCGAGAGCTGCCTCGTCTGCGGCGACACCGTACGCAGCGTGTTCTTCGCCGATCGCTCCCTCGAGTACTGCGCGACCTGCCAGACCGGCGGTAAGCCTCTCGCCGACCGTCGCCTCTCCCGACTTCTGAAATGA
- the ribD gene encoding bifunctional diaminohydroxyphosphoribosylaminopyrimidine deaminase/5-amino-6-(5-phosphoribosylamino)uracil reductase RibD: MAASSAERQAMSRALALALRGPRGVNPQVGAILLDADGTVLAEGWHRGAGTAHAEVDALSKLDAGAARGATAIVTLEPCNHTGRTGPCAQALIDAGVARVVYALDDPGALSGGGAERLRGAGVEVEAGVETEAAQALLESWFTVQRLGRPEITVKWAQSLDGRAAADDGSSQWITGPASRADVHRRRASADAIIVGTGTAIADDPALTARDGDTLFPTQPVPVVIGAREVPADAALRRHPREPLFYSGPDLHDIVADLRDRGMHSLFIEGGPTLASAFLAAGLADRVLAYVAPVLLGGSRVALNDIGVASITEARRLVVDEWVPLGDDLLAVARLADAPQAQTKGS; encoded by the coding sequence ATGGCGGCAAGCAGTGCAGAGCGACAGGCCATGTCGCGCGCGCTCGCACTCGCGCTGCGGGGCCCACGCGGCGTGAACCCGCAGGTCGGAGCGATCCTGCTCGATGCCGACGGCACGGTACTGGCGGAGGGGTGGCACCGCGGCGCGGGCACGGCGCACGCCGAAGTCGACGCGCTCTCGAAGCTCGATGCGGGTGCGGCGCGCGGCGCCACCGCGATCGTGACCCTGGAACCCTGCAACCACACCGGTCGCACCGGCCCGTGCGCGCAGGCTCTGATCGACGCCGGCGTCGCGCGCGTCGTGTACGCCCTGGACGACCCCGGTGCGCTGTCCGGCGGCGGAGCCGAGCGTCTGCGCGGCGCGGGCGTCGAGGTCGAGGCGGGTGTCGAGACGGAGGCGGCGCAGGCCCTGCTGGAGTCGTGGTTCACCGTGCAGCGCCTCGGCCGTCCGGAGATCACCGTCAAGTGGGCGCAGAGCCTGGATGGCCGCGCTGCAGCGGATGACGGTTCCAGCCAGTGGATCACCGGGCCGGCGTCGCGAGCCGACGTGCACCGTCGCCGGGCGTCCGCCGACGCGATCATCGTCGGAACCGGCACAGCGATCGCCGATGACCCTGCACTCACCGCGCGCGATGGTGACACGCTCTTCCCCACACAGCCCGTGCCTGTCGTGATCGGTGCTCGTGAGGTCCCTGCGGATGCAGCGCTGCGACGCCACCCACGTGAGCCGCTCTTCTACTCCGGGCCCGACCTGCACGACATCGTCGCTGATCTCCGAGACCGCGGCATGCACTCTCTCTTCATCGAGGGCGGCCCGACCCTCGCGAGCGCCTTCCTGGCGGCAGGTCTCGCGGATCGGGTGCTCGCCTACGTCGCGCCCGTGCTGCTCGGCGGCTCCCGCGTGGCACTGAACGACATCGGCGTCGCATCCATCACCGAGGCTCGACGCCTCGTCGTCGACGAGTGGGTTCCCCTCGGCGATGATCTGCTCGCCGTCGCCCGGCTGGCAGACGCTCCACAGGCTCAGACGAAGGGATCCTGA